The following are from one region of the Oryzias melastigma strain HK-1 linkage group LG22, ASM292280v2, whole genome shotgun sequence genome:
- the si:dkeyp-72h1.1 gene encoding protein LBH isoform X1 has product MFLALHRMTEVITSVEPGTEDFGGGGAGGEQDSIFPDVHERNPKLSKRLPSIVVEPTDAAEVESGELRWPPDESSSAEAQSERRSSDKHAADEEKADVGGDEEGLGVEMQDSN; this is encoded by the exons atgtttttggcTTTACACAG GATGACCGAAGTGATAACCTCAGTGGAGCCGGGGACGGAGGACTTTGGTgggggaggagctggaggagagcaGGACTCT ATCTTCCCAGATGTCCATGAGAGGAACCCAAAGCTGTCCAAGAGGCTTCCTTCAATCGTGGTGGAGCCCACAGATGCAGCTGAGGTGGAGAGCGGAGAGCTCCGCTGGCCGCCGGATGaaagcagctctgcagaagctcAATCTGAGAGGCGGAGCTCAGACAAACACGCTGCAG ATGAGGAGAAGGCGGACGTCGGCGGGGATGAAGAAGGTTTAGGGGTGGAGATGCAGGACTCCAACTAA
- the si:dkeyp-72h1.1 gene encoding LBH domain-containing protein 2 isoform X2 yields MTEVITSVEPGTEDFGGGGAGGEQDSIFPDVHERNPKLSKRLPSIVVEPTDAAEVESGELRWPPDESSSAEAQSERRSSDKHAADEEKADVGGDEEGLGVEMQDSN; encoded by the exons ATGACCGAAGTGATAACCTCAGTGGAGCCGGGGACGGAGGACTTTGGTgggggaggagctggaggagagcaGGACTCT ATCTTCCCAGATGTCCATGAGAGGAACCCAAAGCTGTCCAAGAGGCTTCCTTCAATCGTGGTGGAGCCCACAGATGCAGCTGAGGTGGAGAGCGGAGAGCTCCGCTGGCCGCCGGATGaaagcagctctgcagaagctcAATCTGAGAGGCGGAGCTCAGACAAACACGCTGCAG ATGAGGAGAAGGCGGACGTCGGCGGGGATGAAGAAGGTTTAGGGGTGGAGATGCAGGACTCCAACTAA